In uncultured Desulfuromonas sp., the genomic stretch TAGCGATCTTGAAGTTCGACTTCTCGCTCTTAAACTGGCGGTCCAGCTCCTTGCGGTAATCCTTAGTACCGAGCAGGTCGTACAGCGCTTTCTCGTCATCCTTACCACGGGTCATCACCATCTTGACCCGCTCCATCGGCTTGACCTCTTTTTTCTCCTGCTTGGTCAGGCTCGCGTCTTTCTCGCAAGCCAGCACCTCATTCCATTGTGGGCGCAGGGCGATGATTTCTTTCCACAGGGCGTAGGCGACCTCCCGCTTGCTGGAGACGAACATCGCCTTGCCTTTGATCGTCGCTCCTTCCTCAACGCGTTTCTCGTAGTGATCAACGAAATCCGTCGCCAGCGCCTTAATCCGATCTGGATCACCAAGGATGGCGGTCATGTTGGTCGATGCCTTTTTGCTCTCCTCGATCTGGTAGTCGCTGGCACCGTCCTCGGCGCACTGGTCGTAGTACGCTTCGATCTCATCCAGTTTCTTGTTGTCGAGAACGACCTTGGCGGCCCGTCCCTCGTAGACGATCCGCACGGTAATCTCGTCCTTCACCGATTCGGTCATGGTGTAGCTGTCCACCACATCGCCAAAGACATCGAGAGTGGCATCGATAGGGGTGCCGGTAAAGCCGACATAGGTCGCATTGGGCAGCGAGTCGTGCAGGTACTTGGCGAAGCCGTAGGTACGTTGGACTCCTTTTTCCGTGATACGCACCTTCTGGTCGAGGTTGACCTGACTGCGGTGCGCCTCGTCGGAGATACAGATGATGTTGTCCCGCTCGGAAAGAAGCTGGGTATCTTCGGTGAACTTGTGGATGGTGGTCAGAAAGACGCCGCCGCTGTTGCGACCCTTCAGGTAATTGCGCAGGTCAGAACGGCTTTCGACACTGATCACGGTCTGGTCGCCGATATACTCCTTGGCGTTGGTGAACTGGCCGGAGAGCTGATCATCCAGATCGGTGCGGTCAGTGATCAACACAATCGTCGGACTCTCGAAATCGACACTCTTCATCAGCAAACGGGTCAAAAAGAGCATGGTGAAGCTCTTACCACAACCGGTCGCACCGAAGTAGGTCCCACCCTTGCCATCGCCATCCGGTTTTCGGTGAACCTTGATATTCTGGTAGAGCTTGCCTGCGGCGTAAAACTGGGGGTAGCGGCAGACCACCTTGAGCTGTGCTTTGGAGACATCGGGGAAGTAAATGTAGTTGCGGATCACCTCGCGCAAACGATCCTTATCGAAAAGCCCTTGGATCATGGTGTGCAGGGCATTGATACCGTCCTGCTCGATGGTCTCGTTGCCGGTCACCTTGCGCCAGGTGTAGAAATAATCATACGGCGCAAACAGAGAACCCATACGCGAGTTAACCCCGTCAGAGATCACGCACAAGGCGTTGTACTTCATCAGCTCCGGGATGTCGCGGGCATAGCGGGTAGTGAGCTGCACGTAGGCATCGTGGATGGTCGCCTCTTCACGGATGGCGCTTTTGAACTCGAACACCACCAGCGGCAGACCGTTGATATAGAGGATGCCATCGGGGATGCGTTTTTCGCTCCCCTCGATTTCCAGTTGGTTGACGATCTTGTAGATATTTTGATCGCCACCATAAGCTTCCAACTCTTCGGCAACAATGGTTTCAACGTCCCCTTCACGGGGAACCCGTCTTTCCGGTAGGCCGGCATAATCGATCAGCTGGATGTAGAGGTCTTTCTGGCTGCGGTCTTCGCGCTTAAGCAGGAAGCCGTCGGCAACCAGCTTGTGGATGGTCTTGTTAGAATCGTAAAGGTCTTGCGGATTCAGCCCCTCCAGCCGCCGGATCACCGAATCAATCTCGGCCTCGGTGATGTTGTCGCCAGCGTACTGGCGTGCGAGGAAAGCCCGCAGGTCAGCTTTGATCAGCACCTCATTCGGCTGACGATCGAACGAATCACCCTTGTGGTGCGGGTAGCCCTGATCTCCCAGCAGGGCGATGATCGCCTGCTCCAGCTTCTCCTCGGTAAATTTCATCTCAGCCCTACTTTAGTCATATCAGTCAGCCCTTCGGCTCGTACTGAATCCCATGATCTCCTGGAGAGGGTTTTGTGTGATCAATTTCACCCGTTACAAAAATTTCGTCGCGAATACCCTCTGGAAACGCAGCACAGCGAAAACCCCACTGCCCTGGCGGTGGCGGTATTAAGTGTTTGCAGCGCATACAGATAGGTTCTGGCCCGATCATAGCGGGTTCTCCAACAGCTTCAGCATGTCTTCATCCGGCCAGATATAATCGCGCCCCTTTATCGATGTTGGCCGATGAGCCAGCCAGGCTCCCGTATGGTAGGGCGACAGCTCCGCAATATCGAGTTCATGACCCTCAACGAAAAAAGGCAGTTCCTGACCCATCTGATTGAGGGTGCCTTGCACCGAGCGGTTACAGTCGTTATCGCAGAGCAGCGGAGCCAGCCATTTTTCGGCGGCCTTCATATGTCTGTCTTCGGCTCCGACCTTGAGCAGGGTGTTCAAGAACACATCCTGAAAGAACCAGTCCAATTCGGCGAAGTCGGGCTTCTTCAGCGCCGGGACAAAGACCGGGAAACGGGTGGTATCGTGGACGAACAGCACGCACTGGCGGCGCTGCAGCAGAACCAGGTTGGCGTGCCAGTCGCTCAAGGGGTTGGTTGCGGGATCACGCACGACCGAGAGAGCAGGCTTTCGGCTACGCAGGCGACCGTCCTCCAACAGCGGCAGCTTGGCCAGCAGCTTTTTGGTGCAGTGCAAGCGGATCATAAGGCGTCCGCGACCAGTTTCTCGGCATCGGGGATGCGGAGTTGGCCTGAGAGGAGTTTGGGGAGGAGAGTGTCGCGGAGCTTTGCTAGCGAGAGCACCTCTCTCTGGTTCACAAAACTCTTAGAAAACAAAGAACCTGAGACTGACGAGTATGCCCTCCTAATCCCATGTGGAACAACCACGATTGGCAACTCTGCTATCTCCTTGGGCTTGACTCTCTGACGGCTACCGGTTGAACCAGTTACACGATTTGCAATTTCCGTCTGGATCATTTCAGAGCAGAAAAACGAGTAGAGATATGCACGCTCCGATGGGTCGAGCGGTACGAAAGGCATGAACTCAGTTGAACAAATTGAGTGCTTCTCGTCTTCTACATCTGGCATCCAAACCCTTGGAAACTGCGGGTTCAGTTTTGAAGCCAATACACATGATTGCGGGACACTGTACTTCCCGCTCTTGATCGTTTCGCCCATATCGAGCGTCGGCCACATTCCCTCATCAAATGCCGGGATGCTGAAATGAGACCACTGCTTGTCAGGTTCTTTATTCGGCTGAACTGACTGTGTTCTCAATTCTGCAATTTCTGACAAGCGACCGCCCTCCCACCCCTCAGGAATCCACCCCATCTCATCACTTAAGACAAAGCTGCTCGGGAACTGCTTTTGAATCGCTTCGGGGAGAGGTTTGCGCTGGTCGCCAAGGGTGGCTCGCACCTCGGCTCTGACTTTCAGCTCGTCGGGGATGGGGTTGCCTGCGGCAAGGGCGTTGTCAATCACCGGATCGAAATCGACAAACCAGCTCTTGAACAGCGCCTGCGCCATCGCCTCCAGCGTGGCGTTCATCTGGCGGTTGAGTTCGATTTTGTCGTCGAGGGTTTTCAGGGCCCACGCAATTGCCTTTTGATCCTGGGGTGGTGGGAAAGAAATCTTCAAGCGATTGATCATTTCATTATTAAGGCTCGCCCTTGTAGACATTGTTGAAAATGCCAACATCTCATTTCTAAACCTAGGGCTTCGAAGAAAATATCCAACATATTCTGGAACCAGTTGGTTGTTTTTTTTAGGTCGCAGGCGCTTGGTAAAACCGTTGAAGGTCGCATGAGGATAGTCTTTCAGGGCGACACTGCTCATGCCTAACTCATCCATTGTCTCACTTGTTCTTGTGAGAAACACGTCTCCACGCTTAACTGAACACTTCCTTTGTTCCTGTGTGCTAGATTCGACCAACTCAGTCAATTTGTCCGGTACGAAATAGTTATTAAAAACATCTTTAAATGCTAAAAACGGGAAGCCGGACCCGAAGTCTTTTGCTGGCTTGGAGAGCCCTGAGCTGATTTCATATAAATCTGTGAGATATTCTTCTTGCCACTCTCCACTAACTGCTTTTTCTGACTTCTCTACTAAAACGACATGTTCTGCTTCAATATTTTCCCTGAATTTCTCCGGCACCTCATCCCAAACAAAGAAATCCACTCGAAAGGGCAAACTGCTTTCTTCAAATGCTTCACGCAGGAAAGAAACATCAGATTTTTGGTCGGGCCTGACAAAGGCCACTAAATCGAGATCGGAGTCGGGTCGAGAGGTCCACTTGACCCGAGAGCCGTAGGCCCACACCTCAGTATTTGGCAAATGGATTTTCAATAACGTCAACAGCTCGTTGCGTTGAGACGGTGTTAAATCGATTGAGACGTTCGAAGTTGTCATTATTCCCAACTCTGGCCACTCATGGTTTGATATAGACCTAAAGCATCGTCTATAAAATCGCCCATCAGTTCTAAAGCAGCCAGGGCTTTTTCACCGCTGTAGTCATGTGAGGTTGCTATGCGCAAGTCAGCATATTTAAGCCATTGCTCAATTGTTGATGCAAACAATTGATTCTCGTTTGCTATTTTGAAAATTGGTTTTGGACTATTTGGAACCTCCGGCAATCCAAGTTCTTCCGACAGATAGCGCTTGAGAACTTTCCACATGCAGTCGTAGCAGGTTTCAAAACGTTGAATAACCGATTCGGCTACAGCTTCTTGTATCAACTCTGGCAGATTCTTATCTATTGTCGAATAATTTTCATATTGTACTTCTAGGTGCTTAAGTGATTTCTGAAATTTGTCGTATTCAATCATTAGTGACTCTCCCATATCCAAGTACCTTCAAGTTCTTTCGAATCACTTCATCAAGTTTTTCGGACTCCTCCATCTGCCGATAAAGGGCCTGGGTCAGGTCGGCCATCTTCTCCTCAAAGGGGATGCCGTCATCTTCGATCTCGGCCGCACCGACATAACGCCCCGGTGTCAGAACATAGTCGTTGTTCCTGATCTCCGCCAGCGTCACTGCCTTGCAGAAGCCAGGTTTGTCCTCATAGCCACCATCTTTCGATTCACCCCTCCACGCATGGTAGGTGCGGGCGATCTCGGCGATGTCGTCCGCGGTTAGTTCCTTGTGGGTGCGATCCACCATGGTGCCCATGTTGCGAGCATCGATGAACAGGGTTTCACTCTTGCGGTCGCGGTGGTTGCTGTCGGTGTGCCCCTCGACCACCTGCGCCTTTTTGTTCTTGGTCAAAAACCACAAGCAGACCGGAATCTGGGTGGTGTAGAAGAGCTGCCCCGGCAGGGCGATCATGCAATCGACCAGATCGTTCTCGATGATCTTCCGGCGGATTGCGCCCTCAGCCGAGGTGTTGGTGGACATGGAGCCGTTGGCCAGAACGAACCCGGCCACGCCGTTCTGCGACAGCTTGGAAATCATATGCAGAATCCAGCCGTAGTTGGCGTTGCCTGTCGGCGGTACTTCATACCCGGCCCAGCGCGGGTCACTGGTCAGCTCGTCGGCTGCGCGCCATTTCTTCAGGTTGAAGGGCGGGTTGGCCATGATGAAGTCGGCCTTGAGGTCTTCGTGCTGATCCTTGAAGAAGGTATCGGCCGGTACGTCGCCGAGGTTGCCGGCGATCCCCCGGATGGCGAGGTTCATCTTGGCCAGCTTGTAGGTGGTGGCGGTCAGCTCCTGGCCGTAGATGGAGACATCCTTCTTGTTGCCCTGGTGGCTCTCCACGAACCTCACAGACTGAACGAACATGCCGCCCGACCCGCAGCAGGGGTCGTAGATTTTTCCTTTGTAGGGTTCGATCATCTCGGCGATCAGGTTGACCACGCACTTGGGGGTATAGAACTCGCCACCGCCTTTGCCTTCGGTCGCGGCGAACTTGCCGAGGAAGTATTCATAGACCCGCCCGACGATATCCTCTTCCTCGCCGGTATCATCTCGTCGCTCGACGGTGTCGATGTTGTTAATCGAGTCGATCAACGCAGCCAGCTTGCTGACATCGATCCCGAGGCGCGAGAAGTAGTTATCCGGCAACGCTCCCCGCAGCGCCTTGTTGTTCTTCTCCACCGTATGCAGAGCGGTATCGATCTTCACCGCAATATCGTCCTGCTTGGCGTGCTTCTGGATGGTTGACCAGCGCGACTGTTCGGGCAGGTAGAAGACGTTCTTCATGGTGTAGAAATCGACCATGTCGAGGTACGCCTCTTTCCCCTCGGCGATCAGTTCCTTTTTGCGCTCCTCGAACTTGTCGCTGACGAACTTGAGGAAGATCAGGCTGAGGACGACGTGCTTGTATTCGGACGACTCGACGGATCCACGCAGTTTGTCGGCGGTGTCCCAGAGGGTCTGTTCAAACGATTTCTGTTTTTTCGGTGCGGCGGACTTTTGGGCCATTATGTGATGGTTCCTTATCGGTGTCGTGATTTGGTCTGGAAAATGTTGATGAACACGGTTGTTGATTTTTACGCCAACAGGATGTTGAAACCGTCCATCTATGGGTTCACAGTCTGTTTTTCAACAGCCTACAGAATCAACTCATAACGATACGCTTTTTCAACTTAATATTCAATAATTCTAATGGCTTTGTTGGAGGCGTTTCTCTCTGTGCATGTTGTGGTGAACTCAGGACAAAACATGTGGAGCTGGAGAAACTGATTGAAGGGTTGCTACGTCGTTTTCTCCCTAACTAAGTGCCACTTGTCCGCAGTTTTCAACTTCTTAATCGCCGCTTCGCGGCGACTGGCCGAGGAACGGCTGTGGCCGGATTCGTGGTAGACAACCTCAACCGGTTCGTGGCCGCGAAAATAGCGCGCACCGCGGCCGCCGGCGTGTTGGGCAAAGCGCCGTTCAAGATCGGTGGTGATGCCGGTGTACAGGGAGTTGTCGCGGCA encodes the following:
- a CDS encoding class I SAM-dependent DNA methyltransferase; this translates as MAQKSAAPKKQKSFEQTLWDTADKLRGSVESSEYKHVVLSLIFLKFVSDKFEERKKELIAEGKEAYLDMVDFYTMKNVFYLPEQSRWSTIQKHAKQDDIAVKIDTALHTVEKNNKALRGALPDNYFSRLGIDVSKLAALIDSINNIDTVERRDDTGEEEDIVGRVYEYFLGKFAATEGKGGGEFYTPKCVVNLIAEMIEPYKGKIYDPCCGSGGMFVQSVRFVESHQGNKKDVSIYGQELTATTYKLAKMNLAIRGIAGNLGDVPADTFFKDQHEDLKADFIMANPPFNLKKWRAADELTSDPRWAGYEVPPTGNANYGWILHMISKLSQNGVAGFVLANGSMSTNTSAEGAIRRKIIENDLVDCMIALPGQLFYTTQIPVCLWFLTKNKKAQVVEGHTDSNHRDRKSETLFIDARNMGTMVDRTHKELTADDIAEIARTYHAWRGESKDGGYEDKPGFCKAVTLAEIRNNDYVLTPGRYVGAAEIEDDGIPFEEKMADLTQALYRQMEESEKLDEVIRKNLKVLGYGRVTND
- a CDS encoding GIY-YIG nuclease family protein, whose amino-acid sequence is MTADNWLVYIIRCRDNSLYTGITTDLERRFAQHAGGRGARYFRGHEPVEVVYHESGHSRSSASRREAAIKKLKTADKWHLVREKTT
- a CDS encoding type I restriction endonuclease subunit R, whose protein sequence is MKFTEEKLEQAIIALLGDQGYPHHKGDSFDRQPNEVLIKADLRAFLARQYAGDNITEAEIDSVIRRLEGLNPQDLYDSNKTIHKLVADGFLLKREDRSQKDLYIQLIDYAGLPERRVPREGDVETIVAEELEAYGGDQNIYKIVNQLEIEGSEKRIPDGILYINGLPLVVFEFKSAIREEATIHDAYVQLTTRYARDIPELMKYNALCVISDGVNSRMGSLFAPYDYFYTWRKVTGNETIEQDGINALHTMIQGLFDKDRLREVIRNYIYFPDVSKAQLKVVCRYPQFYAAGKLYQNIKVHRKPDGDGKGGTYFGATGCGKSFTMLFLTRLLMKSVDFESPTIVLITDRTDLDDQLSGQFTNAKEYIGDQTVISVESRSDLRNYLKGRNSGGVFLTTIHKFTEDTQLLSERDNIICISDEAHRSQVNLDQKVRITEKGVQRTYGFAKYLHDSLPNATYVGFTGTPIDATLDVFGDVVDSYTMTESVKDEITVRIVYEGRAAKVVLDNKKLDEIEAYYDQCAEDGASDYQIEESKKASTNMTAILGDPDRIKALATDFVDHYEKRVEEGATIKGKAMFVSSKREVAYALWKEIIALRPQWNEVLACEKDASLTKQEKKEVKPMERVKMVMTRGKDDEKALYDLLGTKDYRKELDRQFKSEKSNFKIAIVVDMWLTGFDVPFLDTIYIDKPIQRHNLIQTISRVNRKYEGKNKGLVVDYIGIKKQMNMALAHYNKADQQNIEEIEQSIIVVRDHLDLLNKMFHSFDTTLYHGGSPVEQLNCLNNAAEFAQLTDKIEKHFMQRVKRLKAAYDICCGSDELQQQERDQIHFYLAVRSIIVKLTRGSAPDTAQMNAKVREMITEALKADGVEEIFKLGDDKAGTMDIFDADYLAKIEKIKLPNTKVKLLQQLLAKAIDDFKKINKAKGTDFTKKFKALVDAYNERKEDDVLVSNVLEDFSNEIVDLIRALHKEMASGSDMGIDIEEKAFYDILLGLAVKYDFSYPEDKLLKLAKAVKGIVNDKAKYTDWNQRDDIKAELKVELILVLAEHGYPPVDRDEVYKEIFEQAENFKKYQLN
- a CDS encoding restriction endonuclease subunit S: MTTSNVSIDLTPSQRNELLTLLKIHLPNTEVWAYGSRVKWTSRPDSDLDLVAFVRPDQKSDVSFLREAFEESSLPFRVDFFVWDEVPEKFRENIEAEHVVLVEKSEKAVSGEWQEEYLTDLYEISSGLSKPAKDFGSGFPFLAFKDVFNNYFVPDKLTELVESSTQEQRKCSVKRGDVFLTRTSETMDELGMSSVALKDYPHATFNGFTKRLRPKKNNQLVPEYVGYFLRSPRFRNEMLAFSTMSTRASLNNEMINRLKISFPPPQDQKAIAWALKTLDDKIELNRQMNATLEAMAQALFKSWFVDFDPVIDNALAAGNPIPDELKVRAEVRATLGDQRKPLPEAIQKQFPSSFVLSDEMGWIPEGWEGGRLSEIAELRTQSVQPNKEPDKQWSHFSIPAFDEGMWPTLDMGETIKSGKYSVPQSCVLASKLNPQFPRVWMPDVEDEKHSICSTEFMPFVPLDPSERAYLYSFFCSEMIQTEIANRVTGSTGSRQRVKPKEIAELPIVVVPHGIRRAYSSVSGSLFSKSFVNQREVLSLAKLRDTLLPKLLSGQLRIPDAEKLVADAL
- a CDS encoding nucleotidyltransferase substrate binding protein, which gives rise to MIEYDKFQKSLKHLEVQYENYSTIDKNLPELIQEAVAESVIQRFETCYDCMWKVLKRYLSEELGLPEVPNSPKPIFKIANENQLFASTIEQWLKYADLRIATSHDYSGEKALAALELMGDFIDDALGLYQTMSGQSWE